A single genomic interval of Anopheles marshallii chromosome 2, idAnoMarsDA_429_01, whole genome shotgun sequence harbors:
- the LOC128707295 gene encoding putative sodium-coupled neutral amino acid transporter 10: METNTVQTVTLTNSIIGVGILSMPFCFQRCGIVLSILLLLLSSYVTRLVCSYMVKSAIISRRKNFEQIAFYAFGSGGKLLVELCVVGYLLGTCIAYFVVVGDLGPQITAKILSMHESDSLRTWVMIVVTIVCIIPLGMLRNVDSLASVCTASLGFYLCLVLKVVSESSERFQHTGWFERLDLWNWSGILQCMPIFTMALSCQMQIFEVYATMPTTSLDKMSRVIRQSTNICTMIYVAIGFFGYVAFNGHRFSGNILVDFTPSFASDIIKMGFVLSVAFSFPLAIFPCRVSLYSLLYKRASDGHMYIPESKFRPLTIAIVVVALIFGLMIPSIEVVIGLVGSTIGVAICLIIPAACYMTICKTNISEKQLAQVMIAFGFIIMVLGTFANLQAIDRAPERKYDPTVPPVVLEKLVVKPVPIVPDKMVDDPKPPALPVESVTEKIKPKIEPPYEAVPEPGKSTNVEGELKKDALDGIGSKNVPPNGVEAPPKDTRAVINNEAILKEEREIAVEEKDKIVKEISELKNAKKVLEAEVENIKEELVKKNKETEQLVLKKLDEIVEKIAEQKVGIGSREEDPPVNRNAAPERILPEAIPNGKQDLGQMPSDPIVKLLKAGGNNKSIPQDGVHLQGRSVGNDTEDRNAPQPDMDRVDPVEGAGAGALPVERTPEIEAKHLEKEEEKYEKDGDKRVIKPPAVLVLESGNKQASQSRPDPPKYEVSPNADSTNNAKASEVGAKLHPPGDDDKLKEKNVPLPPLPVEVPAEAPAKVVPTEKVDQKQESIADEAMAGKRDLLAMRLKREAINPHEPENCPKRSASAEVDGE; this comes from the exons ATGGAAACGAATACCGTGCAAACGGTCACGCTAACTAACAGCATCATCGGCGTGGGCATACTTTCTATGCCCTTTTGCTTTCAACGG TGCGGTATTGTGCTGTCAATATTGCTTCTACTGCTCAGCAGTTATGTTACCCGTTTGGTGTGCAGCTACATGGTTAAATCGGCCATAATTTCAAGACGGAAAAACTTTGAACAAATTG CATTCTACGCATTTGGTTCTGGCGGAAAATTGCTCGTTGAGCTATGCGTCGTCGGCTACCTGTTGGGCACGTGCATTGCCTACTTCGTAGTTGTCGGTGACCTTGGTCCCCAAATCACGGCCAAAATCCTGTCCATGCACGAAAGCGATAGTCTTCGAACATGGGTTATGATCGTGGTTACTATCGTTTGCATCATTCCGTTAGGAATGTTACGAAATGTGGACAGCCTAGCGTCGGTTTGTACGGCCTCGCTAGGGTTCTACCTGTGTTTGGTGCTTAAGGTTGTTTCGGAATCGAGCGAAAGGTTTCAACACACGGGTTGGTTCGAGCGGCTGGATTTGTGGAATTGGAGCGGGATATTGCAGTGCATGCCCATTTTTACTATGGCTCTATCCTGTCAGAT GCAAATATTTGAGGTGTACGCAACGATGCCCACCACATCGCTGGATAAGATGAGCCGTGTCATCCGACAGTCGACAAACATCTGTACGATGATATACGTTGCGATCGGTTTCTTCGGGTATGTGGCCTTCAATGGGCACCGGTTCTCCGGCAACATTCTCGTCGATTTTACTCCCTCGTTTGCTAGTGATATTATCAAGATGGGATTTGTGCTTTCGGTTGCGTTTAGCTTTCCGCTAGCAATCTTTCCCTGCCGGGTGAGTCTTTACTCGCTGCTGTACAAGCGTGCCTCGGATGGACACATGTACATTCCCGAATCAAAATTTCGACCACTCACGATAGCGATCGTGGTTGTGGCGCTTATATTTGGTTTGATGATACCATCGATTGAGGTGGTTATAGGGCTGGTCGGTTCTACGATTGGGGTTGCGATATGTTTGATCATACCGGCAGCATGCTACATGACGATCTGCAAAACTAACATAAGCGAAAAGCAACTTGCCCAGGTAATGATAGCGTTTGGGTTTATCATCATGGTGCTCGGAACGTTCGCCAACCTGCAGGCGATCGATCGTGCACCGGAACGAAAGTATGATCCCACTGTTCCACCGGTTGTGCTAGAAAAGCTCGTCGTTAAACCGGTGCCGATCGTACCGGATAAAATGGTGGACGATCCCAAACCGCCCGCTTTGCCGGTAGAATCCGTAACGGAGAAGATCAAACCAAAGATAGAACCACCATACGAGGCGGTACCGGAACCAGGAAAGTCAACAAATGTCGAAGGAGAGTTGAAAAAGGATGCGCTGGATGGGATAGGATCTAAAAACGTTCCACCGAACGGCGTTGAAGCACCACCCAAAGACACGCGAGCAGTGATCAATAACGAGGCTATACTGAAGGAAGAGCGTGAAATAGCAGTGGAAGAGAAGGATAAGATAGTGAAGGAAATCAGTGAgctgaaaaacgcgaaaaaagtACTTGAAGCCGAGGTGGAAAACATTAAAGAAGAgttggtgaagaaaaacaaagaaacggaACAGTTGGTGCTGAAGAAGTTGGATGAGATAGTGGAGAAAATAGCCGAACAGAAGGTTGGCATTGGATCGCGTGAAGAGGATCCACCGGTAAATCGGAACGCTGCACCGGAACGCATTCTCCCGGAGGCAATACCTAACGGAAAGCAAGATCTTGGACAGATGCCAAGCGATCCGATCGTGAAGCTGCTGAAGGCGGGTGGAAACAATAAATCGATCCCGCAGGATGGTGTGCATCTTCAGGGGAGAAGTGTGGGAAATGATACAGAGGATCGTAACGCACCACAACCCGATATGGATCGTGTAGATCCGGTAGAAGGTGCAGGAGCAGGTGCATTACCCGTCGAACGGACACCTGAAATAGAAGCAAAACACTTGGAGAAGGAAGAGGAGAAATATGAAAAGGACGGCGACAAGCGTGTTATAAAGCCACCAGCCGTACTAGTGCTGGAAAGCGGCAATAAACAAGCATCACAAAGTCGGCCTGATCCCCCGAAGTATGAAGTTTCGCCGAATGCAGATTCTACCAACAATGCAAAGGCTAGCGAAGTAGGAGCGAAACTTCATCCACCTGGGGACGATGATAAGCTCAAAGAGAAAAATGTTCCATTACCTCCCTTGCCGGTGGAGGTGCCGGCGGAAGCACCGGCCAAAGTTGTTCCCACCGAGAAGGTGGACCAAAAGCAGGAAAGCATTGCCGATGAAGCGATGGCAGGCAAGCGGGATTTGTTGGCAATGCGCTTGAAGCGTGAAGCGATTAATCCGCACGAGCCGGAAAACTGTCCAAAACGAAGCGCATCCGCCGAAGTGGATGGAGAGTAA
- the LOC128717988 gene encoding uncharacterized protein LOC128717988: protein MRIIGITCPTEDGSLQTVLIRSSNSLQNSTVRKILPWFFTQAIPLFDVLSGSCVVIRLQTETDPFRHLRRRQSPPFDGKGFNLQRSERHGGFVCIDEWLRIPIEDFNQLCPGFFYGTVKYPNLNILLSQRRFRQHVVNGSKLWAIMYDCLLCRQFNERQQTEGDFKQEMRRKYFATQLKDFHPEIAELEERIEMSNKYSKLKNSLQQMIVNLHAHQVQRYKDDIKQLKLKLREAVHEKEQLLATRAVHDHNTTVAVTGEIAATSMLVRKNELENLLAFCEAEQREAKANLELRNAFETSLDTLKAHFHEMETIVDQVDSIRFLELELESVRCSIDNNQSFLILSKISNDSEKGIYICNLRMHKQSLKIQMASAQEDVNRMKRQKSVFIDQMQTLKDLFNVSTAYDDTHQAELVDQLQHTIVKIVETTATMTTCETKFENLQQKILQSYLEMSTNVPFAELVSIAAVKLAIEILDANLSDDFLGFVYERALEAGIRTKWCEGLSCSAIFRSMNGVTRVKQLMEKKQSIKPFQYIVLETRVRTNLNNFLSKTVPEADTGMGYEETVAKVNTVVQHMVEQLRAKRELNATGEILEQLTATKEELLAKLDDYYTGSCIQWPRTKLQELPSLVIRTITAKNHHIRLRARYNALERLIHQIEGSNPLPNADALKLEESRLNEQLKTILQQEDHNKKSYYKFLNQLTKKCDTMQFTLQRYEEDFCSMSEGLSSTVYEKLIACWTTCSELILRTIPAIEDAANQFVYADEVPPAEINDLNEQIQSLDLREKALLSRITCTESILEDYQRENNFTLENRLSHFSLPRRKLQEPDDLLNKIVATQNELQQIPPGCSSTAIAKMKNKLNRLQLLERHLTEVRELCLNNLILPIIDKLHVQKMRQICQLFSSVSEDLPELGVTAQVFFEYEKHSPEYEEPGDYLQNPFSLHGINSIHIHTSGEDLLQGSFSKKQRQLSFLVLFISFLYCDGCKLLLLDKAFEQLFDCGIVTLMYVLEKHFPTMQVLILDKK from the exons ATGCGCATTATTGGG ATAACCTGCCCCACGGAAGACGGCTCGCTTCAAACGGTATTGATTCGATCGTCGAATAGTTTGCAAAATAGCACAGTGCGTAAAATTCTGCCATGGTTCTTCACCCAAGCCATACCGTTGTTCGACGTGCTGAGCGGAAGTTGCGTCGTGATACGTCTGCAAACGGAGACTGACCCGTTTCGGCACCTACGCCGTCGCCAAAGTCCACCATTCGATGGGAAGGGATTTAACCTGCAGCGCAGTGAACGGCATGGAGGTTTTGTGTGCATCGATGAATGGCTCAGAATCCCCATCGAAGACTTTAACCAACTGTGTCCTGGTTTTTTCTACGGTACAGTAAAGTATCCTAATCTTAACATTTTGCTTTCACAACGCCGCTTCCGGCAACATGTCGTCAATGGATCGAAACTTTGGGCCATAATGTACGATTGCCTGCTTTGCCGGCAGTTTAACGAACGCCAACAAACCGAAGGTGACTTTAAGCAGGAAATGCGTCGGAAGTACTTTGCCACGCAGCTGAAAGACTTCCATCCCGAAATAGCCGAACTGGAGGAACGCATCGAAATGTCGAACAAATATTCCAAGTTGAAGAACTCTCTACAACAGATGATCGTCAACCTACACGCGCACCAAGTGCAACGCTACAAGGATGATATTAAACAGCTCAAACTAAAGTTAAGAGAGGCGGTACACGAAAAGGAACAGCTATTAGCCACCCGAGCGGTTCACGATCACAACACAACCGTGGCAGTTACTGGAGAAATCGCTGCTACAAGCATGTTAGTCAGGAAAAATGAGCTTGAAAACTTGCTGGCTTTCTGTGAAGCGGAACAACGCGAAGCAAAGGCGAATTTGGAACTTCGAAATGCGTTCGAAACTTCTCTAGATACACTTAAGGCTCACTTTCACGAGATGGAGACCATTGTAGATCAAGTCGATAGCATTCGATTTTTGGAGTTAGAGCTAGAGAGTGTACGATGCTCCATCGACAACAATCAATCCTTTTTGATCTTATCAAAGATCAGCAACGACAGTGAGAAAGGGATATATATATG CAATCTTCGAATGCATAAACAATCCCTGAAGATTCAGATGGCATCTGCTCAAGAAGATGTAAACCGAATGAAAAGGCAGAAAAGTGTGTTTATCGATCAAATGCAAACACTCAAAGATCTATTCAACGTTTCAACAGCGTATGACGATACCCATCAGGCTGAGCTCGTCGACCAGCTTCAGCATACCATTGTTAAGATTGTAGAAACAACAGCTACAATGACCACGTGCGAAACGAAATTCGAAAACCTCCAGCAGAAGATCTTGCAAAGTTATCTAGAAATGTCCACCAATGTTCCTTTTGCCGAGCTGGTTTCCATTGCTGCGGTGAAGTTGGCAATAGAAATATTGGACGCAAACCTGAGCGATGATTTCCTCGGTTTTGTATACGAACGTGCGCTAGAGGCTGGCATAAGGACAAAATGGTGCGAAGGTCTTTCCTGTTCAGCAATATTTCGATCGATGAATGGTGTTACGCGTGTTAAGCAACTGATGGAAAAGAAGCAGTCCATCAAACCATTCCAGTACATTGTACTGGAAACGCGTGTCCGTACAAACTTAAACAATTTTCTGTCCAAAACTGTGCCTGAAGCAGATACTGGCATGGGCTACGAAGAGACTGTGGCAAAAGTGAACACGGTAGTTCAACACATGGTGGAGCAGTTACGTGCAAAACGAGAGTTAAATGCAACGGGTGAAATATTAGAACAGTTGACTGCCACCAAGGAAGAACTTCTGGCCAAACTCGACGATTATTATACCGGCAGCTGCATCCAGTGGCCCAG AACTAAACTGCAAGAGCTTCCTAGCCTGGTGATTCGCACCATAACTGCAAAAAATCATCACATACGGCTCCGCGCACGTTACAATGCACTGGAGAGATTGATTCATCAAATTGAAGGTTCCAACCCTCTACCAAACGCAGATGCACTGAAGCTAGAAGAATCACGCTTAAACGAACAACTGAAAACAATTCTTCAACAGGAGGACCACAACAAGAAATCGTAttacaaatttttaaatcaactTACAAAAAAATGCGATACCATGCAATTTACACTGCAGCGTTACGAGGAAGATTTTTGCTCAATGTCTGAAGGTTTATCGTCTACTGTCTACGAAAAGCTGATTGCCTGCTGGACCACTTGTAGTGAATTAATTTTGCGCACTATTCCGGCCATTGAAGATGCGGCGAACCAGTTCGTGTATGCCGATGAGGTCCCACCTGCCGAAATCAACGATCTAAACGAACAAATTCAATCGCTCGATTTGCGCGAAAAAGCTCTCCTGTCTCGTATAACCTGCACAGAATCCATACTCGAAGACTATCAGCGCGAGAACAATTTCACGCTCGAGAACAGACTAAGCCACTTTTCCCTACCACGCCGAAAATTGCAAGAACCCGATGATCTGTTAAACAAAATTGTCGCTACTCAAAACGAACTGCAACAAATACCGCCAGGATGCAGCAGTACAGCAATTGCCAAGATGAAAAATAAGCTAAATCGACTACAGCTCCTCGAACGGCACCTTACGGAAGTTAGGGAACTGTGCTTAAATAATCTCATCCTCCCGATCATCGACAAGCTGCACGTGCAAAAGATGCGCCAAATTTGTCAACTGTTCTCATCGGTTTCGGAGGATTTGCCCGAGCTTGGTGTAACTGCACAAGTTTTCTTTGAGTATGAGAAACACAGCCCGGAATACGAAGAACCCGGCGACTACTTGCAG AATCCATTCAGCCTGCATGGAATAAATTCCATACACATTCACACTTCCGGAGAGGATTTACTGCAAGGATCGTTCAGCAAGAAACAGCGACAGCTTTCCTTCCTCGTCCTATTCATCAGCTTCCTTTACTGCGACGGTTGTAAACTACTCCTGCTGGACAAAGCATTTGAG CAATTGTTCGATTGTGGAATAGTCACCTTGATGTACgtgctggaaaaacatttcccgACCATGCAAGTCCTCATTCtggataaaaaataa
- the LOC128715133 gene encoding protein disulfide-isomerase A6 homolog, whose product MIPRVIAGFLVLLVVVLDSTQALYSSSDDVVALTTANFDRTVVKSDEVWVVEFYAPFCGHCRNLVPEYKKVATALKGVIKVGGVNCEEEQGLCGQHGVRGYPTIKIFGANKRSPVDYNGQRTAKDIAEAALAEAKKKIKNVLGGGGGGSSGGSEGSSGSKDDVIELTDANFDKLVLQSEEAWLVEFFAPWCGHCKNLAPHWARAATELKGKVKLGALDATVHQQKMSEYGVQGFPTIKYFPAGTKNRNSAEDYNGGRTSSDIVTWALDKYTEDIPSPEVVQLTSEKVARDTCEKRPLCVVSVLPHILDCNAECRNRYLQILQTMGDKYKKKDWGWLWTEGGAQLDLEATLDIGGFGYPAMAVVNLKKMKYSLLRGSFSNDGINEFLRDLSFGRGHTAPVKGAELPKIHTVEPWDGKDGQLPEEEDIDLSDVDLDEKDEL is encoded by the coding sequence ATGATTCCGCGGGTAATTGCGGGCTTCTTGGTGCTTTTGGTCGTAGTTCTGGACAGCACACAAGCTCTGTACTCATCGTCCGATGATGTCGTGGCACTGACGACGGCCAACTTTGACCGTACCGTGGTGAAAAGCGATGAGGTATGGGTGGTAGAGTTTTACGCACCGTTCTGTGGCCATTGTCGTAACTTGGTGCCGGAATACAAAAAGGTGGCCACCGCACTGAAGGGTGTGATCAAGGTCGGTGGCGTGAACTGCGAGGAAGAGCAGGGTCTGTGCGGACAGCACGGTGTACGGGGTTATCCGACCATCAAGATCTTCGGTGCGAACAAGCGATCCCCAGTTGATTACAATGGGCAGCGCACGGCCAAGGATATCGCAGAGGCAGCACTGGCAGAGGCGAAGAAAAAGATCAAGAACGTTCtcggtggcggcggtggtggcagtAGCGGCGGAAGCGAAGGAAGCAGCGGCTCCAAGGACGACGTCATCGAGCTAACTGATGCGAACTTCGACAAGTTGGTACTGCAAAGCGAGGAAGCATGGTTGGTGGAGTTCTTCGCACCGTGGTGTGGTCACTGCAAAAATTTGGCACCTCACTGGGCCAGGGCCGCGACGGAACTGAAGGGCAAGGTGAAGCTGGGCGCTCTCGATGCCACAGTACACCAGCAAAAGATGTCCGAGTACGGTGTGCAGGGTTTCCCGACGATCAAATACTTCCCGGCCGGCACGAAGAATCGCAACTCGGCCGAAGACTACAACGGTGGCCGCACATCGTCCGACATCGTAACCTGGGCGCTGGATAAATACACCGAAGACATCCCAAGCCCGGAAGTCGTACAGCTCACCTCGGAAAAGGTTGCACGGGACACGTGCGAGAAGAGACCGCTGTGTGTCGTATCTGTGTTGCCGCACATTCTCGACTGTAACGCGGAATGTCGCAACCGTTATCTGCAGATCCTGCAGACGATGGGCGACAAGTACAAGAAGAAGGATTGGGGCTGGCTTTGGACGGAGGGTGGCGCACAGCTTGATTTGGAAGCCACGCTCGATATCGGTGGTTTCGGCTATCCGGCCATGGCGGTGGTTAATCTGAAGAAGATGAAGTACTCGCTGCTGCGCGGATCATTCTCAAATGATGGCATTAACGAATTTTTGCGAGATCTTTCATTCGGCCGAGGTCACACGGCACCGGTGAAGGGTGCGGAACTGCCAAAGATTCACACCGTCGAACCGTGGGATGGTAAGGACGGGCAGCTACCGGAGGAGGAAGATATCGATCTGTCCGACGTGGATCTGGACGAGAAGGACGAGCTGTAA
- the LOC128717989 gene encoding microfibrillar-associated protein 1: MSPPTTQYGIQSTAGAVPVKNTKGEISMQKVKVHRYVSGKRPEYAQYASSDEESEDDDFMEHRRANEEQQQREDSDDNDLPEDVDDPRIRRLQAVRAETQDDLERERKERHRVIHEPELVESDDNNERSDGEDENDRRRYSDDEPEQTNASSRRRRISLGSESESEAELSDTEIERRRNLLKTKMLQQKQREEEELLQKQEEEGMSDSEESESSEYEEETESDEENEPRLKPLFVRKKDRTTIIEKEREANRQKQLEYEAKKMAKERRKQTLRLVEDTIKKELEKTKVENEPSLNDVNTDDENDEVEYEAWKLRELKRIKRDREEKEQIEKEKQEIERLRNMTEEERRQELRNNPKQVTNKNVKGKYKFLQKYYHRGAFYLDQEDDVYKQDFSAPTLEDHFDKTILPKVMQVKNFGRCGRTKYTHLVDQDTTKFDSPWVADTANSTIFHSEKAGGMKQVFDKPSLYRKKRDT, from the exons ATGAGTCCTCCAACTACACAATACGGTATTCAAAGTACCGCTGGAGCAGTTCCAgtcaaaaacacaaaag GTGAAATATCGATGCAAAAGGTAAAAGTGCATCGCTATGTATCCGGAAAGCGACCAGAATACGCACAGTACGCCAGCAGTGACGAAGAGTCGGAGGATGATGATTTCATGGAACACCGTCGTGCAAAcgaggagcagcagcagcgagaAGATTC TGACGATAACGATCTGCCGGAGGATGTCGATGATCCTCGTATCCGACGTTTACAAGCGGTGCGAGCGGAAACCCAGGATGATCTTGAACGGGAACGCAAAGAACGGCATCGGGTAATACACGAACCGGAACTGGTGGAATCTGACGATAACAATGAGCGTAGTGATGGAGAAGATGAAAATGACCGCAGACGCTACAGTGATGATGAACcggaacaaacaaatgcttcgTCCCGTCGGAGACGTATTTCCTTAGGGTCCGAGTCCGAATCGGAAGCGGAACTGAGCGATACAGAGATCGAACGCAGGCGCAACTTGCTGAAGACTAAAATGCTTCAGCAGAAACAACGTGAAGAAGAGGAATTGCTGCAAAAGCAAGAGGAAGAAGGTATGTCCGATTCGGAGGAATCCGAGAGCTCGGAGTACGaggaggaaacggaaagcgaCGAGGAAAACGAACCCCGGCTGAAGCCACTGTTTGTGCGCAAAAAGGATCGCACGACGATCATTGAAAAGGAACGTGAAGCAAACCGTCAGAAGCAGCTCGAGTATGAGGCGAAAAAGATGGCCAAAGAACGACGAAAACAGACATTACGCTTGGTGGAGGACACCATCAAGAAGGAGTTGGAAAAAACGAAGGTTGAGAATGAACCATCTTTGAACGATGTTAACACGGACGACGAAAACGACGAGGTGGAGTACGAAGCGTGGAAGTTGCGCGAATTGAAACGCATCAAGCGGGACCGCGAGGAAAAGGAACA GatcgagaaagaaaagcaagaaatCGAACGGCTGCGTAACATGACGGAAGAGGAACGCCGCCAGGAGCTGCGCAACAACCCGAAACAGGTCACGAACAAAAACGTGAAGGGCAAGTACAAGTTCCTGCAGAAGTACTACCATCGCGGTGCGTTCTACCTCGATCAGGAGGACGACGTGTACAAGCAGGACTTCTCGGCACCGACGCTCGAGGATCACTTCGACAAAACGATCCTGCCGAAGGTGATGCAGGTGAAAAACTTTGGGCGGTGTGGTCGAACCAAGTATACGCATCTGGTCGACCAAGACACGACCAAGTTCGATTCGCCGTGGGTAGCGGATACGGCCAACAGTACCATCTTCCACTCGGAGAAAGCTGGTGGCATGAAGCAGGTGTTCGACAAACCGTCGCTTTATCGCAAAAAGCGCGACACATAg
- the LOC128719960 gene encoding male-specific lethal 3 homolog: MVSTRGHNTKYKFCDGEKVLCYEPDPTKAKVLYDSKVLEVSEGKDKRGRRVVEYLIHFQGWNSSWDRKVSEDFILKDTEENRQLQKDLAEKSQLYQGGYLYRKERKKQRAKSLTDRIESLTSAKAQPINPSSEDGSSCSNGFSRDDNEYNMDDMDEYYSSSVESSHEEEKVYLQAGSKFRKHLDLDQHLIVSDGMLVELPAKLPVVTILEDFVRYYTIRQLFECGHQEQTKSNRRRNSSALRSEHKIRDYEQIRTNVELCKEVADGLRVYFDFTLQDYLLYPQEKGQAQLVLAEENLRSFTYIASQNLSLDMLTVRLESPTVDMHQPLSEHSDHQSTSATSAEERRRRRLRSHKNEENEFVLDFGALQQSTVVASGQQGHPIQPSVAMECTGNLSPFGSSLNILRSVIPQNVTISREAKEILDDVFRWRILPSNAPAEPSMIYGAVHLARLIVKLPEFLSATAMADEKLKLLLKFLDVFAEFIEEHEEWFGKQFYFSLRDNEGV; this comes from the exons ATGGTTTCAACCCGTGGTCATAACAcgaaatacaaattttgcgATGGCGAAAAGGTGCTCTGCTACGAGCCGGATCCGACCAAAGCGAAGGTCCTGTACGATTCAAAG GTACTGGAAGTATCTGAAGGTAAAGACAAACGGGGCCGGCGTGTCGTAGAGTATTTGATACACTTCCAGGGTTGGAACTCATCCTGGGATCGGAAAGTGAGTGAGGATTTCATCCTGAAGGACACGGAGGAGAATCGACAGCTGCAAAAGGATTTGGCGGAAAAATCGCAGCTTTACCA AGGTGGTTATTTGTATCGGaaggagcgaaaaaaacaacgcgcCAAAAGTTTAACCGATCGTATTGAAAGCTTAACGAGTGCCAAGGCGCAACCGATCAATCCGTCGTCCGAAGATGGAAGCTCGTGCAGCAACGGTTTTAGCAGGGACGACAATGAATACAACATGGATG ACATGGATGAATATTATAGCAGCTCGGTTGAGAGCTCGCacgaggaagaaaaagttTACCTTCAAGCCGGTAGTAAGTTCCGCAAGCATCTCGACCTAGATCAGCACCTCATAGTGTCCGATGGTATGCTGGTAGAACTACCAGCAAAGCTTCCAGTGGTGACGATATTAGAAGATTTCGTACGCTACTACACCATTCGCCAACTGTTCGAGTGTGGTCATCAGGAGCAAACAAAATCTAATCGGCGGCGCAACAGCTCTGCCCTTCGCAGCGAGCACAAAATACGAGACTACGAGCAGATACGTACGAACGTAGAACTGTGCAAAGAGGTGGCAGATGGGTTGCGCGTATACTTTGACTTCACGCTTCAGGATTACCTGCTGTATCCGCAGGAAAAGGGACAAGCTCAGCTCGTTCTGGCCGAAGAGAACCTTCGTAGCTTTACCTACATTGCATCGCAGAATCTGTCCCTGGACATGCTTACGGTACGACTCGAGTCACCTACGGTAGATATGCATCAACCGCTGAGCGAACATTCCGACCACCAGTCAACATCGGCTACTTCCGCCGAGGAACGTCGTCGCAGACGATTGCGCTCGCACAAAAACGAAGAGAACGAGTTTGTGTTGGATTTCGGTGCCTTGCAGCAGAGTACGGTCGTTGCATCCGGCCAGCAAGGACACCCCATTCAACCGAGCGTTGCGATGGAATGTACCGGCAATCTTTCACCATTTGGTTCGAGCCTGAACATTCTGCGATCCGTCATTCCGCAGAACGTGACCATTTCGCGGGAAGCCAAAGAGATACTAGACGACGTGTTCCGGTGGCGCATTCTACCATCGAATGCACCGGCCGAACCGTCCATGATCTACGGCGCGGTTCATCTGGCACGGCTCATTGTAAAGTTGCCAGAATTTTTGTCCGCTACGGCAATGGCAGACGAGAAGTTGAAGCTCCTGCTCAAGTTCTTGGACGTATTTGCCGAGTTCATCGAAGAACACGAGGAATGGTTCGGGAAGCAATTTTACTTCAGCTTAAGGGACAATGAAGGGGTATGA